One genomic segment of bacterium includes these proteins:
- a CDS encoding ATP-binding cassette domain-containing protein: protein MIPQARGMPLFFFLIISLSLLLFSNPDWAWFKKRFSPFLLSLGSLSAFSLLLGANLEKVIDIGIRCAGIFLLSSALLLKIPPNQIISIFSPKGKHSSLSLFFYLLYRYISLVTEEGEKMIRAAKARSGNIKRLFLKSFKLFINYILRVLRRSEVIAMAIEARGWEGIERAVPDEDYILIEGVSFSYPTGKMALKNINLKIKKGEKVALLGANGAGKSSLLWVISGFLKPEGKVKVFGVEVKKENLAKLRKMVGILFEDPDDQLLMPTILEDVMFGLLNIGYNRGEAEKIARENLKKFGLERYEEIHPHNLSQGEKRKASLVGVLSMRPDVLLLDEPSANLDGKGKRELLKILKDFEGTLIIASHDLGFVKELCERAIVLFEGQIVFDGDMEDLFEREDILMESGIL, encoded by the coding sequence TTGATTCCCCAAGCGAGGGGAATGCCCCTTTTTTTCTTCCTTATAATATCCCTTAGCCTCCTTCTTTTTTCCAATCCCGATTGGGCTTGGTTTAAAAAGCGGTTCTCGCCCTTTCTTCTTTCCCTTGGCTCTCTCTCCGCCTTCTCCCTTCTCCTCGGCGCTAACTTGGAGAAGGTAATTGATATAGGAATTCGCTGTGCGGGAATCTTCCTCTTATCCTCTGCCCTCCTGCTAAAAATCCCTCCAAACCAAATCATCTCTATTTTCTCTCCAAAGGGAAAACATTCCTCCCTTTCCCTTTTCTTCTATCTACTATACCGCTATATCTCACTTGTTACAGAAGAAGGGGAAAAGATGATTCGGGCTGCGAAAGCAAGAAGTGGAAATATCAAGCGATTGTTTCTTAAATCCTTTAAACTTTTCATTAACTATATTTTGAGAGTTCTCAGAAGAAGCGAGGTGATTGCTATGGCTATTGAGGCAAGGGGATGGGAAGGAATAGAGAGAGCAGTTCCCGATGAGGACTATATATTGATTGAAGGTGTCTCTTTCTCTTATCCAACGGGGAAAATGGCGTTGAAGAACATTAATCTTAAAATCAAGAAAGGGGAGAAGGTCGCTCTTTTGGGAGCGAATGGAGCGGGGAAATCCTCCCTTCTTTGGGTTATCAGTGGATTCTTGAAGCCAGAGGGGAAGGTAAAGGTATTCGGGGTTGAAGTGAAGAAGGAGAATCTCGCGAAGTTGAGGAAAATGGTGGGGATACTCTTTGAAGACCCCGACGACCAGCTATTGATGCCGACGATTTTGGAAGATGTTATGTTCGGGCTGTTGAACATCGGTTACAATAGAGGGGAAGCTGAGAAAATAGCGAGAGAGAATTTGAAGAAATTCGGTTTGGAAAGATATGAAGAAATCCATCCACATAATTTATCGCAAGGGGAGAAGAGGAAAGCCTCCTTGGTAGGGGTTTTATCTATGAGACCGGATGTGCTCCTTTTGGATGAGCCCAGTGCCAATTTGGATGGTAAGGGGAAGAGGGAATTGCTAAAAATCCTCAAAGATTTTGAGGGGACTCTAATCATTGCCTCTCATGATTTGGGTTTTGTGAAAGAGTTATGCGAGAGAGCAATTGTGCTTTTTGAGGGTCAGATTGTATTTGATGGTGATATGGAAGACTTGTTTGAAAGAGAGGATATATTAATGGAAAGTGGGATTTTATGA
- a CDS encoding ECF transporter S component: MKMKAFQWSVKDIARASLLGALGLALPFLFHLFGAGKVFLPMHLPILVGGFLLPPTLAAFLGAVVPFLSSVLTGMPPIVPTMPLMVFELSALGGITAILYQRAKVGIWASLIGGIVGDRIVLGIIAFLLGRYLEIKSAIAYVSVAVITGLPGIILQIVLIPPIIYLIEKKSSF; the protein is encoded by the coding sequence TTGAAGATGAAAGCTTTTCAATGGTCTGTTAAGGATATCGCGAGGGCAAGCCTTTTAGGAGCTCTTGGGCTTGCCCTTCCCTTCCTCTTCCATCTATTTGGGGCAGGCAAGGTTTTCCTTCCTATGCATTTGCCCATCTTAGTTGGCGGATTCCTCCTCCCCCCTACCCTCGCCGCTTTCCTTGGCGCAGTTGTCCCCTTCCTTTCCTCCGTCCTCACAGGTATGCCTCCCATCGTTCCCACTATGCCCCTTATGGTCTTTGAGCTCTCCGCCTTAGGCGGAATAACGGCGATTTTGTATCAAAGGGCTAAAGTGGGGATTTGGGCAAGTCTTATAGGCGGAATCGTTGGCGATAGAATCGTTCTTGGCATCATCGCTTTTCTTCTGGGAAGATACCTTGAGATAAAATCAGCTATTGCCTATGTAAGCGTCGCTGTGATAACGGGATTGCCCGGGATAATATTGCAAATTGTCTTAATCCCTCCCATAATTTATCTGATTGAGAAGAAAAGCTCCTTCTAA
- a CDS encoding DUF1559 domain-containing protein: MRRKGFTLIELLVVIAIIAILAAILFPVFAKAREKARAIQCVSNMRQVGLALRMYLQDWDERYPPAALWKTRLQPYMKSTELFKCPSRTHLPWYYGHGYNIGYGGIYPPVYGFVELVSLLPGGIPNPNAPGRSDSSITNPSTKIFAPEWDRCNSGPPVGPVGLFHGGATSYWAVCRVHNGGSNVLFADGHVRWMRPEQYHSTTDHIDANGIPVDENGNPIDPTTAVVSEQVWRTYWDTNY; this comes from the coding sequence TTGAGAAGGAAAGGCTTCACTTTGATTGAGCTCTTAGTTGTCATAGCGATAATCGCTATCCTCGCTGCCATCCTCTTTCCCGTCTTCGCCAAAGCAAGGGAAAAGGCAAGGGCAATCCAATGCGTCAGCAATATGCGTCAGGTTGGATTAGCTCTTCGTATGTACCTTCAGGATTGGGATGAACGCTATCCACCCGCCGCACTATGGAAAACTCGTCTTCAACCCTACATGAAGAGCACGGAACTATTCAAATGCCCAAGCAGAACCCATCTCCCCTGGTATTACGGACATGGCTACAACATTGGCTATGGGGGCATTTACCCTCCGGTCTACGGCTTCGTTGAGTTGGTTTCCCTCCTCCCCGGAGGAATCCCCAATCCAAATGCACCGGGAAGAAGTGATTCCTCAATCACCAATCCCTCAACGAAGATATTCGCCCCCGAGTGGGATAGATGCAATTCTGGACCGCCTGTTGGTCCGGTAGGACTCTTCCACGGAGGGGCAACCTCCTACTGGGCGGTTTGTAGAGTTCACAATGGTGGCTCAAATGTTCTCTTTGCCGATGGACATGTGAGATGGATGAGACCGGAACAATATCACAGCACAACCGACCATATAGATGCCAATGGCATCCCTGTAGACGAGAACGGCAACCCAATAGACCCAACCACCGCTGTTGTCTCAGAGCAAGTCTGGCGGACTTATTGGGATACGAATTATTGA
- a CDS encoding S-layer homology domain-containing protein, giving the protein MKKLAVVLALALVFGLGSLVAQTFPDVPWDHWAYDAVATLAEKGIIVGYPDGYFKGDRPLTRYEFACALRNALERIKAEVTPPEVNLTSIQNAINDLKSRVAALEKAAPGGVPADLVNRLSAVEQQLQQAATKAELEAVRNQVAALQQKVAAIQISPEDIQTLRRLINEFRDELATLGVDVDEMRKDLDALTQRVVALEERVGKFSVSGFATYIVRGEKPKDVKNPPIDLNGVALKPNDKMLRNLFAGYDADVNMGFKVNDTTDISLAIWGRDWTNPSKMASAADTATIYKLYLTTTPMENAKLTVGKFPFQLTPYTLKLADPDVYTVIPKFDEGNYIVSGGKLDVDVKPAKVSLFAATNKGPADLRIVVPDEDVTVYQFAGARIELPNLIELIPSLGVTYYRAGLSGAGLVNPYVDVYGANIVIAPPVKNLSIVGEWAQMRAKDDTGALDIDEDNNAYDVAVAYAVTDDIKVKAGYKQVEQNFMTPGYWERILWERNLNNIKGAYGDISWTGLKNLALNIHGAFYEIDKGASAGDKINHYLAEVKYALTSKIGLQLGYEYKQYKPTAGAEDKLGYLTVGVSYELGKDAALKLLYQNIDLKWGAAPEQKGDLIVTQVSVKF; this is encoded by the coding sequence ATGAAGAAGTTAGCTGTAGTTTTGGCATTGGCGTTGGTGTTTGGCTTGGGCTCTCTGGTAGCCCAGACCTTCCCCGATGTCCCCTGGGACCACTGGGCTTACGACGCCGTAGCGACGCTCGCTGAGAAGGGCATCATCGTCGGCTATCCCGATGGCTACTTCAAGGGCGATAGACCCCTCACTCGCTACGAATTTGCCTGCGCTTTGAGGAATGCCCTTGAGCGCATCAAAGCGGAAGTCACTCCACCCGAGGTTAATCTGACCTCCATTCAGAACGCCATAAACGACCTCAAGTCCCGGGTTGCAGCATTGGAGAAGGCAGCCCCTGGAGGCGTTCCCGCTGACCTGGTGAACAGGCTCTCCGCCGTTGAACAGCAGCTACAACAGGCTGCCACCAAGGCGGAGCTTGAGGCTGTTCGCAACCAGGTAGCGGCTCTCCAGCAGAAGGTTGCGGCTATCCAGATAAGCCCCGAGGACATTCAGACGCTGCGCAGGCTGATAAACGAGTTCAGGGATGAGTTGGCAACTTTGGGCGTAGATGTTGACGAGATGCGCAAGGACCTTGACGCCCTGACCCAGAGGGTGGTCGCCCTTGAGGAGAGGGTAGGCAAGTTCTCCGTCTCCGGTTTCGCCACCTATATTGTTAGGGGCGAGAAGCCGAAGGATGTAAAAAATCCACCAATAGACCTCAATGGCGTAGCTCTTAAACCCAATGACAAAATGCTCAGAAATCTATTCGCTGGCTATGACGCTGATGTGAATATGGGCTTCAAGGTCAACGATACGACCGACATCTCTCTCGCCATTTGGGGAAGGGATTGGACAAATCCTTCCAAGATGGCTTCCGCAGCCGATACCGCCACCATCTACAAGCTCTACCTCACGACCACTCCTATGGAGAACGCCAAGCTAACGGTCGGTAAGTTCCCCTTCCAGCTCACTCCATACACGCTGAAGCTCGCGGACCCCGATGTCTACACGGTTATTCCGAAGTTTGACGAGGGCAACTACATCGTCTCCGGTGGAAAGCTGGATGTGGATGTCAAGCCCGCAAAGGTCAGCCTCTTCGCCGCAACAAATAAGGGACCTGCCGACCTGCGAATCGTTGTTCCTGATGAAGATGTCACTGTTTACCAATTCGCTGGCGCTAGGATTGAGCTCCCCAACCTGATAGAGCTGATTCCGTCGCTCGGAGTCACCTATTATAGGGCTGGTCTCTCTGGAGCAGGATTGGTCAACCCATATGTTGATGTTTACGGCGCGAACATCGTCATCGCTCCGCCGGTCAAGAACCTCTCAATTGTCGGCGAATGGGCTCAGATGAGAGCTAAGGATGATACCGGCGCTTTGGACATAGACGAGGATAATAACGCATATGATGTCGCTGTTGCCTACGCAGTGACAGATGATATAAAGGTGAAGGCTGGATACAAGCAGGTCGAGCAGAACTTCATGACCCCTGGTTATTGGGAGAGAATCCTCTGGGAGAGAAATCTCAATAACATCAAGGGCGCATACGGCGACATCTCCTGGACGGGCTTGAAGAATCTCGCGCTGAACATCCACGGCGCATTCTACGAAATCGACAAAGGAGCATCCGCCGGTGATAAGATCAACCACTATCTCGCTGAGGTCAAGTACGCCCTCACTTCCAAGATAGGTCTCCAGCTCGGTTATGAATACAAACAGTACAAGCCGACCGCTGGAGCCGAGGATAAGCTTGGATACCTCACCGTCGGCGTGTCCTATGAGCTCGGCAAGGACGCTGCTCTGAAGCTACTCTATCAAAACATAGACCTGAAGTGGGGTGCTGCGCCTGAGCAGAAGGGCGACCTGATTGTGACGCAGGTCTCGGTGAAGTTCTAA